A window of Castanea sativa cultivar Marrone di Chiusa Pesio chromosome 1, ASM4071231v1 contains these coding sequences:
- the LOC142627900 gene encoding uncharacterized protein LOC142627900 — protein MGKALLQISCSPFFQRIKQAYLPRHFNHPTFTIYNGRIDPIEHVSHFNQRMAIHSKNKALMCKVFPSSLGLVVMRWFDSLAKGSIHSFEELTRAFGARFLTCNLVPRPLNSLLSMSIREGETLKTYSVLYWEIYNEIDRDFEDFAVRTFKVGLPTNSNLCKSLITKPPWNMHQLMDRIEEHKRVEDNQSSARGKTKVSTTDRKDNSADRLGSGLHSGGAPRASSGKINVIFVTLREEPHPARGVMLVSSQVEGPEGKASRKSLEFWISQS, from the exons ATGGGTAAAGCTCTCCTTCAAATATCTTGCTCTCCATTTTTTCAGCGTATTAAGCAGGCTTACCTCCCTCGCCACTTCAATCATCCTACTTTCACCATTTACAATGGTAGGATTGACCCTATtgaacatgtgagccattttaacCAAAGGATGGCTATTCACTCCAAAAATAAAGCTTTGATGTGTAAGGTCTTCCCCTCAAGCCTTGGTCTAGTGGTAATGAGGTGGTTTGACAGCCTTGccaaagggtcaatacattcttttgAGGAGCTAACTAGGGCCTTTGGGGCAAGATTCTTGACTTGTAACCTTGTCCCCAGACCTTTGAACTCTTTACTCTCAATGTCTATAAGAGAGGGAGAAACATTGAAGACTTATTCTGTCTTATACTGGGAGATTTATAATGAAATTGACAGAGATTTTGAGGACTTTGCTGTACGGACTTTCAAAGTGGGTCTTCCTACAAACTCCAATTTGTGTAAGTCCCTTATCACGAAACCACCTTGGAATATGCACCAATTGATGGATCGGATCGAAGAGCATAAAAGGGTCGAAGACAATCAAAGCTCTGCCAGGGGTAAAACTAAGGTTTCCACCACCGATCGAAAGGATAACTCG GCAGATCGGCTTGGGTCAGGATTACATAGTGGTGGTGCACCTCGAGCATCTTCGGGGAAAATAAATGTCATTTTTGTGACCCTAAGAGAGGAGCCTCACCCAGCTAGAGGGGTAATGTTGGTGTCATCACAAGTGGAAGGTCCTGAGGGAAAAGCCTCGCGTAAAAGTCTAGAGTTTTGGATTAGCCAATCATAG